A portion of the Melitaea cinxia chromosome 1, ilMelCinx1.1, whole genome shotgun sequence genome contains these proteins:
- the LOC123655338 gene encoding zinc finger protein OZF-like, protein MYDFSKLCRACLTTMDSFKYTLFDNVSADDYSFCTSIQIDKNEELPKTLCNNCCELLSKFSEFKRTCIKSQKILITFRSVKKEIVNKVEVIEPQETLESNDEIDDWPFDNEPLKINFTTDNVCSEDIVMKHKELVNNCENDLDTAALAGAGNTDQDHERLKIKLSKRRKKYTCKFCNKEFLKFDELRIHKSIHQKKIMIIKCKHCNKTFVTWSGLRRHHANWHSRVSLSNVTCHTCGKITTSRESLLAHKKLHKKRKLFICNVCGKSYTSSNNLYSHLETHKENRERQYTCEHCGKKFFTKKCILSHLSRCHTGRKYICQICSYPFTDKYNLSKHLQTHEGKKYFKCKICDKSFSTRQISIEHQRIHSGERPFTCSYCPKSFISKKRLSEHHRTHTGEKPHKCTICDHSFTQRGTLTRHMKIHNQPLINCNKMK, encoded by the exons ATGTATGATTTTAGTAAATTATGTCGAGCGTGTCTCACAACTATGGACTCTTTTAAATATACGTTGTTTGATAATGTATCAGCAGACGATTATTCGTTTTGCACATctatacaa ATAGATAAAAATGAAGAACTGCCAAAAACACTATGCAACAATTGCTGTGAATTACTATCAAAattttcggaatttaaaagGACCTGTATAAAAtcccaaaaaatattaataacgtttagatctgttaaaaaagaaattgttaATAAAGTAGAAGTAATTGAGCCTCAGGAGACCCTTGAAAGCAATGATGAAATAGACGATTGGCCATTTGACAATgaacctttaaaaataaatttcaccaCTGACAATGTATGTAGCGAAGATATAGTAATGAAGCACAAGGAATTAGTGAATAATTGTGAAAATG ATCTTGATACTGCAGCATTAGCTGGTGCTGGTAATACGGACCAAGATCATGAgag ACTAAAAATTAAGCTTTCGAAAAGGAGGAAAAAATATACATGCAAGTTTTGTAACaaagagtttttaaaatttgacgAGCTTAGAATTCATAAATCAATACACCAAAAGAAAAtt ATGATAATCAAATGTAAGCATTGCAACAAAACATTTGTAACATGGAGTGGATTACGACGACACCATGCTAACTGGCACTCAAGAGTCAGTCTCAGCAATGTAACTTGCCACACTTGCGGGAAAATAACTACCAGCAGGGAGTCATTACTTGCACATAAGAAGTTACATAAGAAAAGAAAACTGTTCATTTGTAATGTATGCGGAAAGAGCTATACGTCCAGCAATAATTTATAT AGTCACTTAGAAACCCACAAAGAAAATAGAGAGCGTCAGTACACATGTGAACATTGCGGCAAAAAGTTCTTTACAAAGAAATGCATACTGTCTCACTTGTCTCGATGTCATACTGGACGAAAATACATTTGCCAAATATGCAGTTACCCTTTCACCGATAAATACAACTTATCAAAGCATTTGCAAACGCATGAAGGAAAGAAAtactttaaatgtaaaatatgcgATAAATCTTTTTCGACACGTCAAATTTCCATCGAACATCAAAGAATACATTCTGGAGAACGTCCGTTTACCTGCAGTTATTGTCCAAAGagttttatatcaaaaaagCGTTTGTCGGAACATCATCGCACTCATACAGGAGAAAAGCCACACAAATGCACAATTTGTGATCACAGCTTCACACAAAGGGGAACACTCACACGACATATGAAAATTCATAACCAAcctttaattaattgtaataaaatgaaataa
- the LOC123666815 gene encoding probable peroxisomal acyl-coenzyme A oxidase 1, with amino-acid sequence MTTKVNVDLQKERDQCTFDVEELTNIIDGGVEKTDERRKRVEMALKEQLHIDSVPSVYLSHKEKYELAVKKACLLFKMIRKLQEEENTGMENYRAVLGGNLGTAILSDGSPLLLHYVMFIPTVMGQGTVEQQAYWVGRAFNLDIIGTYAQTELGHGTFIRGLETTATYDPSTKEFILHSPTLTSYKWWPGGLAHTANYCIVMAQLYTKGKCHGIHPFIVQLRDEETHMPLPGIKVGEIGAKLGMNGTNNGFLGFDQVRIPRDYMLMKNSKVLEDGTYVNSPSSKLTYGTMMFVRVMLVNDMCNYMAKAVTIATRYSAVRRQSQPKPDEPEPQILDYLTQQHKLLVGIASVHAFRINANWLWNMYNNVTAELETGDMERLPELHALSCCLKALSTADAAACVERCRLACGGHGYMLSSNLPTTYGLVTAACTYEGENTVMLLQTARYLVKAWQQAASGNSLTPTVSYLSVVRSGRRSPPWDNTIEGIIAGFERVAAGKLGLCVAQIEKRQKSGMCYEDAWNMTSVQLTAASEAHCRAILLATYHKETAEQAASTSPALRRVLQQLVDLYVVYWALEYVGDLLRFTSISERDIESLQSWYEDLLTQLRPNAVGLVDAFDIKDEILNSALGAYDGRAYERLMEEAMKSPLNAEPVNKTFHTYLKPLMQGKL; translated from the exons ATGACTACAAAAGTAAACGTCGATCTACAAAAAGAGAGGGATCAATGTACATTTGATGTAGAAGAATTGACGAATATAATAGATGGAGGCGTTGAAAAGACTGATGAAAGGAGAAAAAGAG tggaaatggctcttaaggaaCAACTGCACATCGACTCTGTACCATCAGTATACTTAAGCCACAAGGAAAAGTATGAATTAGCTGTGAAAAAGGCTTGTCTCCTGTTTAAGATGATAAGGAAATTGCAGGAAGAAGAAAACACTGGAATGGAAAATTATAg GGCCGTTCTTGGCGGTAATTTAGGTACTGCAATCTTGAGTGATGGTTCACCTCTGTTATTGCACTATGTGATGTTTATACCGACGGTAATGGGTCAAGGAACTGTCGAACAGCAGGCCTATTGGGTTGGCAGAGCTTTCAATCTCGATATTATAGGAACTTATGCTCAG ACGGAGCTTGGTCACGGCACATTCATTCGTGGTTTGGAAACCACTGCCACATATGATCCTAGCACCAAGGAGTTTATACTACACAGTCCTACGCTCACTTCCTACAAATGGTGGCCAGGTGgat TGGCCCACACAGCGAACTATTGCATCGTCATGGCCCAACTGTACACCAAGGGTAAATGCCATGGAATCCACCCGTTCATAGTCCAGCTAAGAGATGAGGAGACCCACATGCCACTCCCCGGTATCAAGGTCGGCGAGATTGGTGCCAAGCTTGGCATGAACGGCACGAACAACGGTTTCCTCGGCTTCGACCAAGTTCGGATACCCAGAGATTATATGTTAATGAAGAATTCGAAGGTCTTAGAG GACGGCACATACGTCAACTCGCCCAGTTCGAAACTGACGTACGGAACTATGATGTTCGTGCGAGTGATGCTCGTCAACGACATGTGCAACTACATGGCTAAAGCCGTCACTATCGCGACCAGATACTCGGCTGTCAGGAGACAGTCTCAGCCAAAACCTGA TGAGCCCGAACCTCAAATCCTGGACTATCTGACACAGCAGCATAAACTATTGGTGGGTATCGCCTCAGTCCATGCCTTCCGTATCAATGCCAACTGGCTCTGGAACATGTACAACAATGTCACCGCAGAACTGGAAACCGGTGATATGGAGCGTCTGCCTGAG CTGCACGCGCTGTCGTGCTGCCTGAAGGCGCTGAGCACGGCGGACGCGGCGGCGTGCGTGGAGCGCTGCCGCCTGGCGTGCGGCGGGCACGGCTACATGCTGTCGTCCAACCTGCCCACCACGTACGGGCTGGTCACCGCCGCCTGCACCTACGAGGGCGAGAACACCGTCATGCTGCTGCAGACCGCCAG gtACCTTGTGAAGGCGTGGCAGCAGGCGGCCAGTGGGAACAGTCTAACTCCTACGGTGTCGTACCTGAGCGTGGTCAGAAGTGGACGACGCTCGCCTCCCTGGGACAACACCATCGAGGGCATTATCGCTGGCTTCGAGAGGGTCGCTGCCGG CAAACTCGGTCTTTGCGTTGCGCAAATCGAAAAACGTCAAAAGAGCGGCATGTGCTACGAGGACGCGTGGAACATGACCTCTGTTCAACTAACGGCGGCTTCTGAG GCCCATTGCCGCGCTATCCTGCTGGCGACGTATCACAAGGAGACTGCGGAGCAGGCGGCGAGCACGTCGCCGGCGCTGCGCCGCGTGCTGCAGCAGCTGGTCGACCTGTACGTCGTGTACTGGGCGCTCGAGTACGTCGGCGACCTGCTGCGG TTCACTTCGATATCCGAGCGAGACATAGAATCGCTTCAGAGCTGGTATGAAGATTTACTCACGCAGCTGAGGCCCAACGCCGTCGGTCTGGTGGACGCGTTCGACATCAAGGATGAG aTTCTCAACTCAGCGCTCGGAGCGTATGATGGTCGCGCCTACGAACGCTTAATGGAGGAAGCCATGAAGAGCCCGCTCAACGCCGAGCCGGTCAATAAGACCTTCCACACCTACCTAAAGCCACTCATGCAGGGCAAACTCTAa